From Qingrenia yutianensis, the proteins below share one genomic window:
- a CDS encoding histidine triad nucleotide-binding protein, whose amino-acid sequence MSDCLFCKIINKEIPSEIVYEDEFVLAFKDISPQAPAHVLIIPKTHIASAMELNEQNAEIVSKVFLAAGKIAKQLGIDKNGFRIVNNCGEDGGQTVGHLHFHMLGGRNLGWPPG is encoded by the coding sequence ATGAGTGATTGTCTTTTTTGCAAAATTATAAACAAGGAAATTCCGTCCGAAATTGTGTATGAGGACGAGTTTGTGCTTGCGTTCAAGGACATTTCTCCCCAGGCGCCCGCGCACGTTCTCATAATACCGAAAACGCACATTGCGTCGGCAATGGAATTAAACGAGCAGAACGCTGAAATCGTTTCAAAAGTATTTTTAGCGGCAGGCAAAATCGCAAAACAGCTCGGCATCGACAAAAACGGCTTCCGCATTGTTAACAACTGCGGTGAGGACGGCGGTCAGACTGTCGGACATTTGCATTTCCATATGCTCGGCGGACGTAATCTCGGCTGGCCTCCGGGCTGA
- the rpsU gene encoding 30S ribosomal protein S21, whose translation MSEIRIKENESLDSALRRFKRQCAKAGVLSEIRKREHYEKPSVKRKKKSEAARKRSFR comes from the coding sequence GTGTCGGAAATTAGAATTAAAGAAAACGAGTCTTTGGACAGTGCTCTTCGCAGATTTAAACGTCAGTGCGCTAAAGCAGGAGTTTTATCGGAAATCCGTAAAAGGGAACATTACGAAAAACCAAGTGTAAAGCGTAAAAAGAAATCTGAAGCTGCAAGAAAGAGATCTTTCAGATAA
- a CDS encoding GatB/YqeY domain-containing protein: protein MALKEKLMEDLKLSMKDKDTVRKNTVQSVRAAIKQVEVDNRVELSDDDIIGVIAKEAKKRKDVLPEYEKSGRTDLIDELKREIEILMGYLPSQLSKEELGEIVKNAIAEVGASSMKDMGKIMANVMPKIKGRADGGMVNAIAKELLN, encoded by the coding sequence TTGGCACTTAAAGAAAAGCTGATGGAAGATTTAAAACTCTCTATGAAAGATAAGGATACCGTTAGAAAAAATACGGTACAAAGCGTCAGAGCTGCAATAAAGCAGGTCGAGGTCGATAACAGAGTCGAGCTTTCGGACGACGATATTATCGGCGTTATAGCAAAAGAAGCTAAAAAAAGAAAAGACGTTTTGCCCGAATATGAAAAAAGCGGCAGAACCGATTTGATAGACGAGCTTAAAAGAGAAATTGAAATTTTGATGGGATATTTACCTTCCCAGTTGTCAAAAGAGGAATTAGGCGAAATTGTAAAAAATGCCATAGCGGAAGTTGGCGCATCGTCAATGAAAGATATGGGCAAAATTATGGCGAACGTTATGCCGAAAATCAAAGGCAGAGCGGACGGCGGTATGGTTAATGCCATAGCGAAAGAACTATTAAATTAG
- a CDS encoding sulfite exporter TauE/SafE family protein, with amino-acid sequence MTYLVSIIVCFFAGMGAGLGTGFAGMSAAAVITPMLVTFLGTEPYMAVGIALASDVLASAVSAYTYGKSKNLDIKNGVVMMASVLLFTVIGSYVSSLVPSATMGNFSVFMTFLLGVKFIVRPVMTTKEAMDKISAKKRFVQSAVCGAFVGFICGFIGAGGGMMMLLLLTSMLGYELKTAVGTSVFIMTFTALTGSVSHFAIGGAPDFMLLALCIIFTFVWARIAAVIANKADAKMLNRMTGVILVVLGIAIFAFSLIK; translated from the coding sequence ATGACATATTTAGTAAGTATAATCGTGTGCTTTTTCGCCGGAATGGGCGCAGGACTCGGCACGGGATTTGCAGGAATGAGCGCGGCGGCGGTTATAACGCCTATGCTTGTGACATTTCTCGGAACAGAGCCTTATATGGCGGTCGGAATTGCGCTCGCGTCGGACGTTCTGGCAAGCGCGGTTTCGGCATACACCTACGGAAAAAGCAAAAATCTAGACATTAAAAACGGCGTTGTGATGATGGCAAGCGTGCTTTTGTTCACCGTTATCGGAAGTTACGTATCAAGCCTCGTGCCGTCTGCAACTATGGGGAATTTCTCCGTTTTTATGACGTTTCTTCTCGGCGTGAAATTCATTGTCCGCCCTGTTATGACAACAAAAGAGGCAATGGACAAAATTTCCGCGAAAAAGAGGTTTGTTCAGTCGGCAGTATGCGGTGCGTTTGTCGGATTTATCTGCGGATTTATCGGTGCAGGCGGCGGAATGATGATGCTTTTGCTTTTGACAAGTATGCTCGGATACGAGCTTAAAACCGCGGTCGGCACAAGCGTATTTATTATGACTTTTACCGCGCTGACAGGTTCGGTTTCGCACTTTGCAATAGGCGGTGCGCCCGATTTTATGCTCCTTGCGCTCTGCATAATTTTTACGTTTGTATGGGCAAGAATTGCCGCGGTTATCGCAAACAAAGCCGACGCAAAAATGCTCAACCGAATGACGGGTGTTATATTGGTTGTGCTCGGAATTGCCATATTTGCATTTTCACTGATAAAATAA
- the metA gene encoding homoserine O-acetyltransferase MetA: MPIKIPGSLPANKILNSENIFVMTEKRAITQDIRPLKIALVNLMPTKITTETQLLRLLGNSPLQVEFDFINTATHNSKNTPSAHLSSFYKDFEMIKDQKYDGMIITGAPVEKMEFEDVDYWDELKKIMEWSNTNVTSTLHICWAAQAGLYYHFGIPKIPLDKKLSGVFEHRVVRKKAMLVRGFDDVFYAPHSRYTTVSKEDIKKVSDLQITAESDDAGIYIVTSKDKKKIFVTGHSEYDRLTLHEEYMRDIEKGLNIDVPKNYYPNDNPKNAPVMRWRAHANLLFTNWLNYYVYQTTPYDITKIK; encoded by the coding sequence ATGCCGATTAAAATACCCGGTTCTTTGCCTGCAAACAAAATATTAAACAGCGAAAACATATTTGTAATGACCGAAAAAAGGGCGATAACGCAGGATATACGTCCGCTTAAAATTGCACTTGTAAACCTTATGCCTACGAAAATCACAACCGAAACACAGCTTTTGCGCCTTTTGGGAAACTCACCGCTTCAGGTTGAATTTGATTTTATAAACACCGCGACGCACAACTCAAAAAACACGCCGTCGGCGCATCTTTCGTCGTTTTACAAGGATTTTGAAATGATTAAAGACCAAAAATACGACGGTATGATAATCACCGGCGCGCCGGTTGAAAAAATGGAGTTTGAGGACGTCGATTACTGGGACGAACTGAAAAAAATTATGGAATGGTCAAACACAAACGTCACAAGCACACTGCACATCTGCTGGGCGGCGCAGGCGGGGCTTTACTATCATTTCGGAATACCTAAAATTCCGCTTGATAAAAAGCTTTCCGGCGTTTTCGAACACAGAGTCGTGCGCAAAAAAGCTATGCTTGTGCGCGGTTTTGACGACGTTTTTTATGCACCTCATTCGCGCTACACCACCGTTTCAAAAGAAGACATTAAAAAGGTAAGCGACCTTCAGATTACGGCGGAGTCGGACGATGCCGGAATTTATATCGTCACGTCAAAAGACAAAAAGAAAATTTTTGTCACGGGACACTCGGAATACGACCGTCTTACTCTGCACGAGGAATATATGCGCGATATTGAAAAAGGGTTAAATATTGACGTGCCCAAAAATTATTATCCTAACGACAACCCAAAAAATGCACCCGTTATGCGCTGGAGAGCGCACGCAAATCTGCTTTTTACAAACTGGCTCAACTATTATGTATATCAGACAACGCCGTACGACATCACGAAAATCAAATAG
- a CDS encoding ClpP family protease — MLELFNENNQDDGNKNDSGDSIKEYGTSTIKTERGNIHCLTIIGQIEGHMLLPPQNKSTKYEHILPQLVYVEETADIDGMLMLLNTVGGDVEAGLAIAEMISSMTKPTVSLVLGGGHSIGVPLAVSADYSFIARSATMTVHPIRTNGLVIGVPQSFEYLWKIQERITDFVERNSNISHDEFTKLLLNNDDIANDVGTVLFGKDAAECGLINEVGGLSDAIDKLYSLIEKGKKDTDKH, encoded by the coding sequence ATGCTTGAACTTTTTAATGAAAATAATCAGGATGACGGAAACAAAAACGACAGCGGCGACAGCATAAAAGAATACGGCACGTCTACCATAAAGACCGAGCGCGGAAACATTCACTGCCTCACCATAATAGGGCAGATAGAAGGGCATATGCTTTTGCCTCCTCAAAACAAAAGCACAAAATACGAGCATATTCTGCCGCAGCTTGTTTATGTTGAAGAAACCGCGGACATTGACGGTATGCTGATGCTTTTAAACACCGTCGGCGGTGACGTTGAGGCAGGTCTTGCCATTGCCGAGATGATTTCGTCGATGACAAAGCCTACCGTTTCGCTTGTTCTCGGAGGCGGTCACAGCATAGGCGTTCCGCTTGCGGTGTCGGCAGACTATTCGTTTATCGCGCGGTCGGCCACAATGACTGTGCACCCCATACGCACAAACGGACTTGTTATCGGCGTTCCGCAGTCGTTTGAATATTTATGGAAAATTCAGGAGCGCATAACCGATTTTGTCGAGAGAAATTCAAACATCTCGCACGACGAGTTTACAAAGCTTCTTTTAAACAATGACGACATTGCAAATGACGTCGGAACGGTGCTTTTCGGCAAAGACGCGGCGGAATGCGGTCTTATAAACGAAGTCGGCGGACTGTCGGACGCGATAGACAAGCTTTATTCGCTTATCGAAAAGGGTAAAAAAGATACGGACAAGCACTAA
- a CDS encoding phospho-sugar mutase — protein MTYTERYQKWLNSPKIDEETRKELVAIKDDDNEIKERFIKDLEFGTGGLRGIIGAGDNRMNIYTVKKATQGLCEDIKNKGEEYMKRGVVIAYDSRHKSDEFAKESALTLAANGIKAYLFESLRPTPVLSFAVRYKKAAAGIVVTASHNPKEYNGYKAYGEDGGQLPPESSDYVISIIDKLDIFDDVLTTDYDKAVKDGLIEIIGEDVDSAYLAAVKEQSVNEEAAKSLGDDFKLVYTPFHGAGNIPVRRILDMTGVKNVYVVKEQEMPDGDFPTLKSPNPEENEGFKLAIELAKKVDADVIIATDPDSDRVGVTVKDKKGNYITLTGNQTGILLCEFILRNRKLKGTLPKNGAVIKTIVTTDMVYPIADNYKTTVFDVLTGFKFIGEKIKEFEKTGSNEYIFGFEESYGYLAGTYARDKDAVVASMLIAQMAADYKTKGKTLYEGLMSLYEKYGYHKDLLHNVVLKGLDGAEKIKAIMAEIRENPPKEIDGHKVTKVLDVLKGTETDVLTGAVTKSELPKSNVLKFFLDDKSWFAARPSGTEPKIKFYFGVTADSEDGADKKITALRDAVVEMIK, from the coding sequence ATGACATATACCGAAAGATATCAAAAATGGTTAAACTCACCGAAAATTGATGAAGAAACAAGAAAAGAGCTCGTTGCCATAAAAGACGACGACAACGAAATTAAGGAAAGATTTATAAAAGATTTGGAATTCGGAACGGGCGGACTCCGCGGAATTATCGGCGCAGGCGACAACCGAATGAATATATATACCGTTAAAAAAGCGACACAGGGACTTTGCGAGGACATTAAAAACAAAGGCGAAGAATATATGAAACGCGGAGTTGTTATCGCGTACGATTCGCGCCATAAGTCGGACGAATTTGCAAAAGAGAGTGCGCTCACGCTTGCGGCAAACGGAATTAAAGCATACCTTTTTGAGTCGCTCCGTCCCACACCTGTGCTTTCGTTTGCGGTAAGATACAAAAAAGCGGCGGCAGGAATTGTTGTAACCGCGAGCCACAACCCGAAAGAATACAACGGATACAAGGCATATGGTGAGGACGGCGGTCAGCTTCCTCCCGAAAGCTCGGACTACGTTATTTCGATTATCGACAAGCTTGATATTTTTGACGACGTTTTGACAACCGACTACGACAAGGCGGTAAAAGACGGTCTTATCGAGATAATCGGAGAGGACGTTGACTCGGCATATCTTGCGGCAGTAAAAGAACAGTCTGTTAACGAAGAGGCGGCAAAAAGCCTGGGCGATGATTTTAAACTTGTTTACACGCCTTTCCACGGCGCGGGAAATATCCCCGTAAGACGTATTCTCGATATGACGGGTGTTAAAAACGTTTATGTTGTTAAAGAACAGGAAATGCCCGACGGCGATTTCCCGACGCTTAAATCTCCCAACCCCGAAGAAAACGAGGGATTTAAGCTTGCGATTGAGCTTGCAAAAAAAGTTGACGCGGACGTTATTATCGCGACCGACCCCGACAGCGACAGGGTAGGTGTTACCGTTAAAGATAAAAAAGGCAATTACATCACGCTCACGGGCAACCAGACAGGTATTCTTCTTTGCGAATTTATCCTCCGCAACAGAAAGCTCAAAGGCACTCTGCCCAAAAACGGCGCGGTTATAAAAACAATCGTTACCACCGATATGGTTTATCCCATTGCGGACAACTATAAAACAACCGTTTTTGACGTTTTGACGGGATTTAAGTTTATCGGCGAAAAGATTAAGGAATTTGAAAAAACAGGCAGTAACGAGTATATTTTCGGTTTTGAGGAAAGCTACGGCTACCTTGCCGGAACGTATGCGCGCGACAAAGACGCGGTTGTTGCGTCAATGCTTATAGCGCAGATGGCGGCGGACTACAAAACAAAGGGCAAAACACTTTATGAAGGTCTTATGTCACTTTACGAAAAATACGGCTATCATAAGGATTTACTGCATAATGTTGTGCTCAAAGGTCTTGACGGCGCGGAAAAAATTAAGGCTATTATGGCTGAAATAAGAGAAAATCCACCCAAAGAAATAGACGGTCATAAGGTTACAAAAGTTTTGGATGTTCTGAAGGGCACCGAAACCGACGTTTTGACAGGCGCGGTTACAAAATCGGAGCTTCCCAAATCAAATGTTTTGAAATTCTTCCTCGACGACAAATCGTGGTTTGCGGCGCGTCCGTCGGGTACGGAGCCGAAAATTAAGTTCTATTTCGGTGTAACGGCTGACAGCGAGGACGGCGCGGATAAGAAAATCACGGCACTGCGCGACGCGGTTGTTGAAATGATAAAATAA
- a CDS encoding rhamnulokinase, with translation MKKVLAIDLGASSGRGIIAHLDGGKISLKEIHRFQNNGVWAGGDFLWDVLHLLDEIKQAIVKANNDGGFDLIGIDTWGVDYGLLDKDGSLLTNPVHYRDARNAVGQKEAFDTMSAKEIYERTGIQILDFNTLYQLVYAKNHKNHVLENAKTFLFMPDLLNYFLTGVAKNEYTIASTSQMLEPHTKKWDFDLLKKFGINTDIFCDIIMPGKKLGELSDKVCEELKVKKADVIAVGSHDTASAVVSVPSDKKDFVYISCGTWSLFGTELDEPNITEEGYLSSYTNEGGCGGKIRFLTNIMGLWLIQESRRTYIKEGKDLSFADLEALARKSEPFKCFIDPDYPEFGKPGDIPKRIREYCEKTGQRAPETIGETVRCIYESLALKYKYSLINLEKITGKKFEKINIVGGGTKDPFLCAMTADACNICVDAGPVEATALGNIAMCLISAGEIKDIAEARKIIANSFPLKHYEPNHTADWDSAFERFKKILGK, from the coding sequence ATGAAAAAAGTTCTTGCAATAGACCTCGGCGCGTCGAGCGGACGCGGAATTATCGCGCATCTTGACGGCGGAAAAATATCGCTTAAAGAAATTCACCGTTTTCAGAACAACGGCGTTTGGGCGGGCGGAGATTTTCTCTGGGACGTTCTGCACCTTTTGGACGAGATAAAACAGGCGATTGTTAAGGCGAACAACGACGGCGGTTTTGACCTTATCGGAATTGACACTTGGGGTGTTGATTACGGTCTTTTGGACAAAGACGGCTCGCTCCTTACAAATCCCGTGCATTACCGCGACGCGCGCAATGCAGTCGGTCAAAAAGAGGCGTTTGACACGATGAGCGCAAAGGAAATTTACGAAAGAACAGGTATTCAAATTCTCGATTTTAACACACTTTATCAGCTTGTTTACGCGAAAAATCACAAAAATCACGTGCTTGAAAACGCAAAAACTTTTTTGTTTATGCCCGACCTTTTGAATTATTTTCTCACGGGCGTTGCGAAAAACGAATACACCATCGCATCAACCTCGCAGATGCTTGAACCGCATACAAAAAAGTGGGATTTTGACCTTTTGAAAAAATTCGGAATTAACACCGATATTTTTTGCGACATCATTATGCCGGGCAAAAAACTCGGCGAGCTTTCGGACAAGGTTTGTGAAGAACTCAAGGTTAAAAAAGCCGACGTTATCGCAGTAGGCTCTCACGACACCGCGTCGGCGGTCGTTTCCGTTCCGTCCGACAAAAAAGATTTCGTTTACATCAGCTGCGGAACTTGGTCGCTTTTCGGCACCGAGCTTGACGAGCCGAACATCACCGAAGAGGGCTATCTTTCATCATATACAAATGAAGGCGGCTGCGGCGGAAAAATAAGATTTTTGACCAACATTATGGGCTTGTGGCTTATTCAGGAGTCGCGAAGAACATATATAAAAGAAGGCAAGGATTTAAGCTTTGCAGACCTTGAAGCGCTCGCAAGAAAATCCGAGCCGTTTAAGTGTTTTATCGACCCCGATTATCCCGAATTCGGAAAACCGGGCGACATTCCGAAAAGAATACGCGAATACTGCGAAAAAACAGGTCAGCGCGCACCCGAAACAATCGGCGAAACGGTACGCTGTATATACGAAAGCCTTGCGCTTAAATATAAATATTCGCTTATCAATCTTGAAAAAATAACGGGCAAAAAATTTGAAAAAATCAACATTGTCGGCGGCGGAACAAAAGACCCGTTCCTTTGCGCAATGACCGCGGACGCGTGCAATATCTGCGTTGATGCAGGCCCCGTTGAGGCGACGGCACTCGGAAACATTGCAATGTGTCTTATCAGCGCCGGCGAGATAAAAGACATTGCCGAGGCGAGAAAAATTATCGCAAATTCGTTCCCACTAAAGCATTACGAGCCTAATCATACGGCCGATTGGGACAGCGCTTTTGAAAGATTTAAAAAAATACTCGGAAAATAA
- the feoB gene encoding ferrous iron transport protein B, with the protein MSITFALTGNQNCGKTTLFNRLTGSNQHVGNFPGVTVEKKEGIIKKQKDVFVVDLPGIYSISPYTAEEVVTRDFLINDRPDGIINIIDATNIERNLYLSLQIIELGIPMVIALNMMDEIEANGGFIDVKMMSDELGVPVVPISAGKNYGIDELVKVAVKTVQNGQKPVKTDFCKGSVHRAIHSLAHLIEDHAERLNIPLRFAATKLVEGDEPMIKLLGLNQNELDILNHVVHEMETSLGTDREAALADMRYDFITNLCKKAVVKAGQTKEQARSVKIDAVLTHRFFAFPIFIGIMALIFYLTFGVVGAFLSDGFSYVIDLVTAAADNALYALDINKALHSLIIDGIFAGVGSVLSFLPTIVILFLFLSILEDSGYMARVAFVMDKVLRKIGLSGRSFVPLIIGFGCSVPAIMATRTLSSERDRKMTILLVPFMSCSAKLPIYAIFVSAFFKSHQALVMTFLYIFGIIMGILSCLLLKGILFEGKPVPFVMELPAYRFPSFKSVCLHMWEKAKDFIVKAFTIIFCATVVIWILQNFDLHFNMTDDASKSILAFVGGLAAPIFKPLGFGDWRAATALVTGLTAKEAVVSTIQMLTGEAGLASVFTTPLCAFSFLIFTLLYMPCVAAMAAIRREFNSTLKSVYMMLYQTAFAYAAAFCVYNAGRVMGFGRNFAPALSEIIIGIVLIVLITAAVLYLICKKNNGETDCKNGKICADRNKDNSF; encoded by the coding sequence ATGAGCATTACTTTCGCTCTTACGGGAAATCAAAACTGCGGAAAAACCACCCTTTTCAACCGCCTTACGGGAAGCAATCAGCATGTCGGAAACTTTCCGGGCGTCACGGTTGAGAAAAAAGAGGGTATTATTAAAAAACAAAAAGATGTATTCGTTGTCGATTTGCCGGGAATTTACTCAATTTCGCCGTACACTGCCGAAGAGGTCGTAACGCGCGATTTTCTTATAAACGACCGTCCCGACGGTATTATAAACATAATCGACGCGACAAATATTGAGCGTAATTTATACCTTTCTCTGCAAATAATAGAGCTCGGCATACCTATGGTTATCGCACTCAATATGATGGACGAAATTGAGGCAAACGGCGGATTTATCGACGTTAAAATGATGTCGGACGAGCTCGGGGTGCCTGTTGTGCCGATAAGTGCAGGCAAAAATTACGGCATTGACGAGCTTGTGAAAGTTGCCGTAAAAACGGTCCAAAACGGACAAAAACCCGTCAAAACCGACTTTTGCAAAGGCAGTGTGCACAGGGCAATTCACTCGCTTGCTCACCTTATAGAGGACCACGCGGAAAGATTGAATATTCCGCTTCGTTTTGCCGCAACAAAGCTTGTTGAGGGCGACGAACCGATGATTAAACTGCTCGGGTTAAACCAAAACGAACTTGACATTTTAAATCACGTTGTGCACGAAATGGAAACAAGCCTCGGCACTGACCGCGAGGCGGCGCTTGCCGATATGCGCTACGATTTTATAACCAATCTTTGCAAAAAAGCGGTTGTAAAGGCAGGTCAAACAAAAGAGCAGGCGCGCAGCGTGAAAATCGACGCGGTACTTACGCACAGATTTTTTGCATTTCCTATTTTTATAGGTATAATGGCGCTTATATTTTACCTTACCTTCGGTGTTGTCGGCGCATTTTTGAGCGACGGCTTTTCATATGTGATAGACCTTGTCACCGCCGCGGCGGACAATGCGCTTTATGCACTGGACATTAACAAAGCTCTGCATTCGCTTATCATTGACGGAATTTTCGCCGGTGTGGGAAGTGTCTTAAGTTTTCTTCCGACGATTGTAATTCTGTTTTTGTTTTTGTCAATCCTCGAAGATTCGGGATATATGGCGCGCGTTGCGTTTGTTATGGACAAAGTTTTAAGGAAAATCGGACTTTCGGGACGTTCGTTCGTTCCTCTTATAATCGGTTTCGGCTGTTCCGTTCCCGCAATTATGGCAACACGCACGCTTTCGAGCGAGCGAGACAGAAAAATGACGATCCTTCTCGTGCCGTTTATGTCATGCAGTGCAAAACTTCCTATTTACGCGATTTTCGTATCAGCATTTTTCAAGTCGCACCAAGCGCTTGTTATGACGTTTTTATACATATTCGGCATAATTATGGGAATTTTGTCCTGTCTGCTTTTAAAGGGCATACTTTTCGAGGGCAAACCCGTGCCGTTTGTTATGGAGCTCCCGGCATACCGTTTTCCGTCGTTTAAAAGTGTATGCCTGCATATGTGGGAAAAGGCGAAAGATTTCATTGTGAAGGCATTTACAATCATTTTCTGCGCAACGGTTGTAATTTGGATTTTGCAGAATTTTGACCTTCATTTTAATATGACAGATGACGCGTCAAAAAGCATACTCGCATTTGTCGGCGGACTTGCCGCGCCGATATTCAAACCGCTCGGTTTCGGCGACTGGAGAGCCGCAACTGCTCTTGTGACGGGACTTACTGCGAAAGAGGCGGTCGTAAGCACAATTCAAATGCTCACCGGCGAGGCAGGGCTTGCGTCGGTATTTACAACACCGCTTTGCGCGTTCTCGTTTTTGATATTCACACTGCTTTATATGCCGTGCGTTGCGGCAATGGCGGCAATTCGCCGCGAATTTAACAGCACGCTCAAATCGGTTTATATGATGCTTTATCAAACCGCATTTGCGTATGCGGCGGCATTTTGCGTATACAACGCGGGGCGCGTTATGGGGTTCGGAAGAAATTTTGCCCCCGCACTTTCCGAAATAATCATCGGAATTGTGCTTATCGTGTTAATCACTGCGGCGGTTTTGTATCTTATCTGCAAAAAGAATAACGGCGAAACCGACTGCAAAAACGGCAAAATTTGTGCGGACCGCAACAAAGATAACAGTTTTTAG
- a CDS encoding FeoA family protein, giving the protein MTLDKLKIGDSGIITVVGGQGALRRRLLDMGLTPKTEVFVRKTAPLGDPIELCLRGYELTLRLEDAKKIEVIKK; this is encoded by the coding sequence ATGACACTCGACAAACTTAAAATCGGCGATTCAGGAATTATCACGGTTGTGGGCGGACAGGGCGCATTAAGACGGCGTTTGCTCGATATGGGACTAACCCCCAAAACCGAGGTTTTTGTGCGCAAAACCGCACCTCTCGGCGACCCGATAGAGCTTTGCTTACGCGGATATGAGCTTACTCTGCGCCTTGAAGACGCGAAAAAAATTGAAGTTATAAAAAAATAA